A single genomic interval of Arachis duranensis cultivar V14167 chromosome 7, aradu.V14167.gnm2.J7QH, whole genome shotgun sequence harbors:
- the LOC107496115 gene encoding nuclear transcription factor Y subunit B-3, whose translation MADSDNESGGAQNAGNNNSELSPREQDRFLPIANVSRIMKKALPANAKISKDAKETVQECVSEFISFITGEASDKCQREKRKTINGDDLLWAMTTLGFEEYVEPLKIYLQRFREMEGEKSVAARDKDAVGVNAAYDYGGGGSGGAMGMMMNQGHVYGSGAFHQVAVSGGGSGGPVMGKSGGPNYPGAGSNAGRPR comes from the coding sequence ATGGCGGACTCGGACAACGAGTCAGGAGGCGCGCAGAACGCCGGGAACAATAACAGCGAGCTGTCGCCGCGGGAACAGGACCGGTTCCTACCGATCGCGAACGTGAGCAGGATCATGAAGAAGGCGCTTCCGGCGAACGCGAAGATCTCGAAGGACGCGAAGGAGACGGTGCAGGAGTGTGTTTCGGAGTTCATCAGCTTCATCACCGGCGAGGCCTCCGACAAGTGCCAGCGCGAGAAGCGGAAGACGATCAACGGCGACGATTTGCTTTGGGCGATGACGACGCTAGGGTTCGAGGAGTACGTGGAGCCGCTCAAGATTTATCTTCAGAGGTTCAGGGAAATGGAAGGTGAGAAGAGCGTTGCGGCGCGTGACAAGGACGCGGTTGGGGTCAACGCCGCATACGATTACGGAGGAGGTGGTAGTGGTGGCGCAATGGGGATGATGATGAACCAGGGACACGTGTACGGCTCTGGTGCGTTTCATCAAGTGGCTGTGAGTGGTGGAGGTAGTGGTGGTCCTGTTATGGGTAAGAGTGGTGGGCCCAATTATCCGGGTGCTGGATCTAATGCAGGTAGACCCAGATAG
- the LOC107496114 gene encoding protein TIC 20-v, chloroplastic, with product MASSTFLLSSLTFSHNKKPLLHYSFLHSSTKNLNLLLPKGFIRKTNELRTLTVAKSNGSDSADAPDRLISALCYFYPFFDGVQYGKYVINQFYPVQAIVQPLFPAIRVFKSFPFNGFLVFLTLYFVVVRNQNFSRYVRFNTMQAIVLDVLLIFPDLLERTFNPRSGFGLDLMMSLDSTVFLFLLVSLIYGSSSCLLGQIPRLPIVADAADRQVL from the coding sequence atggcCAGCTCCACCTTCCTCCTCTCTTCTCTCACTTTCTCACACAACAAAAAACCACTTCTTCATTATTCCTTCCTTCATTCCTCCACAAAAAATCTAAACTTGCTGCTTCCAAAGGGATTCATCAGAAAAACCAATGAACTCAGAACCCTCACAGTGGCCAAATCCAACGGTAGTGATTCAGCAGATGCTCCTGACCGTTTGATCTCTGCACTCTGCTACTTCTACCCTTTCTTTGATGGGGTTCAGTATGGTAAATATGTCATCAATCAGTTCTATCCTGTTCAAGCCATTGTTCAACCCTTGTTCCCTGCTATTAGGGTTTTCAAAAGCTTCCCCTTTAATGGGTTCCTTGTATTTTTGACACTTTACTTTGTTGTTGTGAGGAACCAAAATTTCAGTAGGTATGTGAGGTTCAACACAATGCAAGCCATTGTTCTTGATGTGCTCTTGATTTTCCCTGATCTTTTGGAGAGGACTTTCAATCCAAGGAGTGGTTTTGGtttggatttgatgatgagcttGGATAGTACTGtcttcttgttcctcttggtgTCTTTGATCTATGGCTCTTCTTCCTGCTTGTTGGGTCAAATTCCAAGATTGCCCATTGTTGCTGATGCTGCTGATAGGCAAGTTCTATGA